From a region of the Actinomadura luzonensis genome:
- a CDS encoding GNAT family N-acetyltransferase, with translation MSYEIRSAHPEDAAVIEEVRLATWRVAYRDVMPADHLASLEVRPEVVRNRAEVLRSGRVSGLVAEVRGEVRGFALYGPSRDEDVPGMEVYAIYVLPDEFSTGMGRALMTAAVEDLAASGHGEAGLWVLAANARARRFYERFGFTPSGRAKMLPDPPLEEVHYRLALTAP, from the coding sequence ATGTCATATGAGATCCGGTCGGCCCACCCCGAGGACGCGGCCGTCATCGAGGAGGTCCGCCTCGCTACCTGGCGCGTCGCGTACCGGGACGTGATGCCCGCCGACCACCTCGCGTCCCTGGAGGTGCGGCCCGAGGTCGTGCGCAACCGCGCCGAGGTGCTGCGCAGCGGGCGCGTGTCCGGCCTGGTGGCGGAGGTGCGCGGCGAGGTGCGCGGTTTCGCCCTGTACGGCCCCTCGCGGGACGAGGACGTGCCCGGCATGGAGGTGTACGCCATTTATGTGCTGCCCGACGAGTTCTCCACCGGCATGGGGCGGGCCCTGATGACCGCCGCCGTCGAGGACCTGGCGGCGTCCGGGCACGGGGAGGCCGGGCTGTGGGTGCTGGCCGCCAACGCGCGGGCGCGCCGCTTCTACGAGCGCTTCGGCTTCACCCCGTCAGGACGCGCCAAGATGCTGCCCGACCCGCCCCTGGAGGAGGTGCACTACCGGCTGGCCCTCACCGCGCCGTGA
- a CDS encoding cytochrome P450, with the protein MEAGTGASAKTDGGADVGERVVAEAEAVRVFLPDTYEKAVPYELFARLRRHTPVRWIPEPAIGPWREGPGYWAVFRHADVKHVLRTPEDFSSHLGATQVRDPDTPSDLAFVQDMMLNMDPPEHTRLRRIVAAAFTPRAVRALERTIAERAAALFAEGECDFVEVAAELPVWTLAHVMGVPAQDRRLLYDWASRVIGYQDADHAGLSTADVASLTPMGRRAVASRPEPRPGVNPRSRAALADMFGYAHALAGAPADGGSVMAAMRRGGLTEGEFENMFFLFAVAGNETLRNGVPGGLLTLLEHPDELARLRADPSLLGPAVEEMVRFWPPVIHFRRTATRDLTLGGHRIRAGEKVVVYHAAANRDPAVFPDPDRFDLARAPNDHVSFGFGPHVCLGAHLARAQFRAIFSELLRWDVEPAGEPRRLTSNFQNGLKHLPVRLRPARVTAR; encoded by the coding sequence GTGGAGGCCGGCACAGGAGCGAGCGCGAAGACGGACGGTGGGGCGGACGTGGGGGAGCGGGTGGTCGCGGAGGCGGAGGCGGTTCGGGTCTTCTTGCCGGACACGTACGAGAAGGCCGTCCCCTACGAGCTGTTCGCGCGGCTTCGCCGCCACACTCCCGTCCGCTGGATCCCCGAGCCCGCCATCGGCCCCTGGCGGGAGGGGCCGGGCTACTGGGCCGTCTTCCGCCACGCCGACGTCAAACACGTCCTCCGCACCCCCGAGGACTTCTCCTCCCACCTCGGCGCCACCCAGGTCCGCGACCCCGACACGCCGTCCGACCTGGCCTTCGTCCAGGACATGATGCTCAACATGGACCCGCCGGAGCACACCAGGCTGCGCCGGATCGTGGCGGCGGCGTTCACCCCGCGCGCCGTCCGGGCGCTGGAGCGGACGATCGCCGAGCGCGCGGCGGCGCTGTTCGCCGAGGGCGAGTGCGACTTCGTGGAGGTGGCCGCCGAGCTTCCCGTGTGGACGCTGGCCCATGTGATGGGGGTTCCGGCACAGGACAGGCGGTTGCTGTACGACTGGGCGTCGCGCGTCATCGGCTACCAGGACGCCGACCACGCCGGGCTGTCCACGGCCGACGTCGCCTCGCTCACGCCGATGGGGCGGCGGGCGGTCGCGTCCAGGCCCGAGCCGCGGCCGGGCGTGAACCCCAGGTCCAGGGCCGCGCTGGCCGACATGTTCGGCTACGCGCACGCCCTCGCAGGGGCGCCCGCGGACGGCGGGTCCGTCATGGCGGCCATGCGGCGCGGCGGGCTGACGGAGGGCGAGTTCGAGAACATGTTCTTCCTGTTCGCCGTGGCCGGCAACGAGACCCTGCGCAACGGCGTCCCCGGCGGCCTGCTCACGCTCCTGGAGCACCCGGACGAACTGGCCCGCCTGCGCGCGGACCCGTCCCTCCTCGGTCCCGCCGTCGAGGAGATGGTGCGCTTCTGGCCGCCGGTGATCCACTTCCGCCGCACCGCCACCCGCGACCTCACCCTCGGCGGGCATCGCATCCGCGCGGGCGAGAAGGTGGTCGTCTACCACGCCGCCGCCAACCGCGACCCGGCAGTCTTCCCCGACCCCGACCGCTTCGACCTCGCCCGCGCCCCCAACGACCACGTCAGCTTCGGCTTCGGCCCGCACGTCTGCCTCGGCGCGCACCTGGCCAGGGCGCAGTTCCGCGCGATCTTCAGTGAGCTGCTCCGCTGGGACGTCGAGCCGGCCGGGGAGCCGCGCCGCCTCACGTCCAACTTCCAGAACGGTCTCAAGCACCTGCCGGTACGGCTGAGACCGGCGCGCGTCACGGCGCGGTGA
- a CDS encoding PaaI family thioesterase: MEAVLRDNFAPWIQRLGLRVEQAGERRTTVRLPWSADLAREGGGLSGQAMMAAADTATALAICAARGGFVPMTTVQQSTTFQRPVTGQDVLIDVRITKLGRTLAFADVTLTAEGSTEPAARAATVYALLG, encoded by the coding sequence TTGGAGGCGGTCCTGCGCGACAACTTCGCCCCATGGATCCAGCGGCTCGGCCTACGCGTCGAGCAGGCGGGCGAACGCCGCACCACCGTCCGCCTGCCCTGGTCGGCCGATCTGGCGCGCGAGGGCGGTGGCCTGTCCGGGCAGGCGATGATGGCCGCCGCCGACACGGCCACGGCACTGGCGATCTGCGCCGCCCGCGGCGGGTTCGTCCCGATGACGACCGTGCAGCAGTCCACGACGTTCCAGCGCCCGGTCACCGGCCAGGACGTGCTGATCGACGTCCGCATCACCAAGCTGGGCCGCACGCTCGCCTTCGCCGACGTCACCCTCACCGCCGAGGGCTCCACGGAGCCGGCGGCCCGGGCCGCCACCGTCTACGCCCTCCTGGGCTGA